A window of Phoenix dactylifera cultivar Barhee BC4 unplaced genomic scaffold, palm_55x_up_171113_PBpolish2nd_filt_p 000502F, whole genome shotgun sequence contains these coding sequences:
- the LOC103707692 gene encoding putative disease resistance protein RGA1 — MAMILDAFVKIFMNTLAGFAAGEISTMLKVKDELQKLQRRLERIRGFLEHAERKRHEDPNISNWGRELKDIMHDADEIIDLCIIEGSKLLESHQSVSVVCHPFPLISCFSCMKFRYEIGDKIRDLNKRLKEIAEDGSVLPKLEYTNQDVQESGVNPRQTFPIEYSSDIVGTQIEEATQSLVDSLVKEDKQKIWILGFVGMGGIGKTTLASNIYNDEKIKENFPIRAWVCVSKNFSETKLLKEIIRSAGGNYGQAETKAELMHYLSSVLSRSFVIVLDDIWEAKLWKDLLRYPLKSAMVGGRIVITTRDINVANNMSALVHHVDKMGSDEGRALLCKKSL; from the coding sequence ATGGCAATGATCTTAGATGCTTTCGTGAAAATATTCATGAACACACTCGCAGGCTTCGCAGCGGGCGAGATCTCAACCATGCTCAAAGTGAAGGATGAGCTCCAGAAGCTTCAGAGGAGACTGGAAAGGATAAGAGGTTTTCTTGAACATGcagagcggaagaggcatgaagACCCAAATATCAGCAATTGGGGGAGGGAGTTAAAAGATATCATGCATGATGCGGATGAAATCATCGACCTTTGTATCATCGAAGGCAGCAAATTATTGGAAAGCCATCAGTCCGTTTCTGTGGTATGCCATCCCTTCCCTTTAATTTCTTGCTTTAGTTGTATGAAGTTCCGCTACGAAATTGGTGACAAAATTAGAGATCTTAATAAGAGGCTGAAAGAGATTGCAGAGGATGGATCAGTATTGCCTAAACTAGAATACACCAACCAAGATGTCCAAGAGAGCGGAGTGAATCCTCGTCAGACTTTTCCCATTGAGTACAGTTCTGATATCGTAGGGACACAAATTGAAGAGGCTACCCAGAGTCTTGTGGACTCGTTAGTCAAAGAAGATAAACAAAAAATTTGGATTTTAGGGTTTGTAGGGATGGGAGGAATCGGCAAAACTACTCTTGCTTCTAATATCTACaatgatgaaaaaataaaagaaaactttCCTATACGAGCATGGGTGTGTGTTTCCAAGAATTTTTCAGAGACAAAATTGCTGAAAGAGATAATTAGGAGCGCAGGTGGAAATTATGGGCAGGCTGAAACGAAAGCTGAACTCATGCACTATCTTTCCTCTGTCCTTTCAAGAAGCTTCGTTATTGTATTAGATGATATATGGGAAGCAAAATTATGGAAGGATCTGCTCAGATATCCTTTGAAAAGTGCAATGGTTGGTGGTAGGATTGTGATCACCACTCGAGACATAAATGTGGCTAACAATATGAGCGCACTTGTCCACCATGTTGACAAAATGGGTAGTGATGAAGGCCGGGCATTGTTATGCAAGAAAAGTCTTTAG
- the LOC103707693 gene encoding nuclear envelope-associated protein 2-like, which produces MLAGEKTSTSSSPSSELDPLLRDLTEKKLSFQRNVVSLAAELKDVRSRLALQQESFARESRTRQVAESKVTGMEEEIGRLQKCLEERNEQLRASTSTSEQYLKELDDLRSQLSVTQATAEASALSAQSAEAQCLTLLRELDEKNTSLKEHEIQVNKLGEQLDNLQKDLQAREFSQRQLKDEVLRIEKEIMNAVAIAGAKKDCELRKILAEVSPKNFENISKHLDAKDAEIARVRDEIRILSAHWKHKTKELESQLEKHRRADQELKKRVLKLEFCLQEARSQTRKLQRMGEKRDKALKELRDQLAMKQQNGAGCNDKQNFWESSGFKIVVSMSMLVLAVCAKR; this is translated from the exons ATGTTGGCTGGAGAGAAGacatcaacatcatcatcaccatCTTCGGAATTAGATCCGCTGCTGAGGGATCTTACAGAGAAGAAGCTGAGCTTTCAGAGAAACGTTGTTTCATTGGCAGCGGAGCTTAAGGATGTGCGAAGTAGGTTGGCTTTGCAGCAAGAGTCATTTGCCCGAGAAAGCCGAACAAGACAG GTAGCAGAGTCGAAGGTGACGGGCATGGAGGAGGAGATTGGTAGGCTGCAGAAATGTTTGGAAGAGAGGAACGAGCAATTGAGAGCATCTACATCTACTTCAGAGCAG TATCTTAAGGAGTTGGATGATTTGAGATCCCAGCTTTCAGTTACTCAAGCCACTGCAGAGGCTAGTGCGTTGTCGGCTCAATCAGCAGAAGCCCAGTGCTTGACCTTATTGAGAGAACTAGATGAGAAAAATACTTCACTAAAAGAGCATGAGATCCAAGTCAATAAGCTAGGAGAGCAGTTAGATAATCTGCAAAAGGATCTCCAAGCAAGAGAGTTTTCACAAAGGCAACTGAAAGATGAAGTTTTGAGAATAGAGAAAGAGATCATGAATGCAGTTGCAATAGCTGGAGCTAAAAAAGATTGCGAGCTTCGGAAGATTTTGGCTGAAGTTTCCCCCAAGAATTTTGAGAATATCAGCAAGCACCTGGATGCTAAAGATGCAGAGATTGCCAGAGTAAGAGATGAGATCAGGATCTTGTCTGCACACTGGAAACATAAAACCAAAGAGTTAGAATCTCAG TTAGAAAAACATCGAAGGGCTGATCAGGAATTGAAGAAGAGAGTATTGAAGCTTGAATTCTGTCTTCAAGAAGCACGGAGCCAAACACGAAAACTTCAAAGG ATGGGAGAAAAAAGAGACAAGGCTCTAAAAGAACTAAGAGATCAATTGGCAATGAAGCAGCAGAATGGGGCTGGTTGCAATGACAAGCAGAACTTCTGGGAGAGCTCTGGTTTCAAGATTGTTGTTTCTATGTCTATGTTGGTCTTAGCTGTTTGTGCAAAGCGATAA